From Streptomyces sp. CMB-StM0423, a single genomic window includes:
- a CDS encoding DUF1707 SHOCT-like domain-containing protein yields MTSDEHLPELRASDADRERVADILRDALAEGRLAMDEFEERLEETYRAKTYAQLEPLTRDLPAAGTAPAPRETAPAPRPASGWAGRIGGEATSHRGIAIMSGFQRKGAWTVPRRFTMFSFWGGGELDLREADFEAAEVEIRCISIMGGAHVILPPDLALEVRGIGIMGGFDHSQTGVPHTPGAPRVTLTGFAFWGGVGTSRKKTKAARRAEASAAREQRRLAREERRLSREERRKRLE; encoded by the coding sequence ATGACGAGCGATGAGCACCTGCCGGAGCTGCGCGCCTCGGACGCCGACCGGGAGCGGGTCGCCGACATCCTGCGTGACGCGCTGGCGGAAGGCCGGCTCGCGATGGACGAGTTCGAGGAGCGGCTGGAGGAGACGTACCGGGCGAAGACCTACGCCCAGCTCGAACCGCTCACCCGCGACCTGCCCGCCGCGGGCACCGCGCCCGCGCCGCGCGAGACGGCCCCCGCGCCCCGGCCCGCATCCGGCTGGGCCGGCCGCATCGGCGGCGAGGCGACGTCGCACCGGGGCATCGCGATCATGAGCGGCTTCCAGCGCAAGGGTGCCTGGACGGTGCCGCGGCGCTTCACGATGTTCTCGTTCTGGGGCGGCGGCGAACTGGACCTGCGCGAGGCGGACTTCGAGGCCGCGGAGGTGGAGATCCGCTGCATCTCCATCATGGGCGGCGCTCACGTCATCCTGCCGCCCGACCTGGCACTTGAGGTGCGCGGCATCGGCATCATGGGCGGCTTCGACCACTCCCAGACCGGCGTCCCCCACACCCCGGGCGCCCCGCGCGTCACGCTCACCGGGTTCGCCTTCTGGGGCGGCGTGGGGACGAGCCGGAAGAAGACGAAGGCGGCCAGGCGCGCGGAGGCGTCGGCGGCCAGGGAGCAGCGGCGGCTGGCGCGGGAGGAGCGGCGCCTCTCGCGCGAGGAGCGCCGCAAGCGGCTGGAGTAG
- a CDS encoding YidC/Oxa1 family membrane protein insertase, producing MSVFGALSSLLSSLADTLDPLFGASATGVAIIVFTLCVRLALHPLARAAARGDRVRRDLAPQVAEIQRKHRHDPERLRRALTETYAEAGASPLAGCGPMVLQIPVFMVMYRLFTGHDHDLLTHTLLGAPLGGRWSDALADGGVFGAHGMVYAGLFAVIAGVAAYTFWRSRRMMAERKAETEAIRKAAAAKSAGTGKGGKGGKGGKAQLATPPPELPGPAAGLTRWLPLLAFGTLVTAAIVPLAAGLYLATTTAWTAAERTLLYRRPGPRAEQGIAE from the coding sequence ATGTCCGTATTCGGCGCGCTCTCCTCCCTTCTGTCCAGCCTCGCCGACACCCTCGACCCCCTCTTCGGCGCCTCCGCCACCGGCGTCGCGATCATCGTCTTCACCCTGTGCGTACGCCTCGCCCTGCACCCCCTCGCGCGGGCCGCCGCGCGCGGCGACCGGGTGCGCAGGGACCTCGCGCCGCAGGTGGCGGAAATCCAGCGCAAGCACCGCCACGACCCCGAGCGGCTGCGCCGCGCGCTCACCGAGACGTACGCGGAGGCCGGCGCCTCGCCGCTGGCGGGCTGCGGCCCGATGGTGCTGCAGATCCCGGTGTTCATGGTGATGTACCGGCTCTTCACCGGCCACGACCACGACCTGCTCACCCATACCCTGCTCGGCGCCCCGCTGGGCGGGCGGTGGTCCGACGCGCTCGCGGACGGCGGGGTGTTCGGGGCGCACGGGATGGTCTACGCGGGGCTCTTCGCGGTGATCGCGGGAGTGGCCGCGTACACGTTCTGGCGCAGCCGCCGGATGATGGCCGAACGCAAGGCGGAGACGGAGGCCATACGGAAGGCGGCGGCCGCGAAGAGCGCGGGAACCGGGAAGGGCGGGAAGGGCGGGAAGGGCGGGAAGGCGCAGCTCGCCACGCCGCCGCCCGAACTCCCGGGCCCCGCCGCGGGGCTGACCCGCTGGCTGCCCCTGCTCGCCTTCGGCACCCTGGTCACGGCCGCGATCGTGCCGCTGGCCGCGGGCCTCTACCTGGCGACCACCACCGCCTGGACCGCCGCGGAACGCACCCTCCTCTACCGCCGCCCGGGTCCACGGGCTGAACAGGGTATTGCGGAATGA
- a CDS encoding DUF6412 domain-containing protein produces MLRILDAATRWRMVAVALLLLAADIVLDETGVATGLAGAAASAASAALTLLAGLALCAAAAPPASAAGIRTALRERALRTAFLSQRDPDAAGRPRPRAPGRRLPTAV; encoded by the coding sequence ATGCTCCGCATCCTCGATGCCGCCACACGCTGGCGCATGGTTGCCGTCGCCCTGCTCCTCCTCGCCGCCGACATCGTCCTCGACGAGACGGGCGTCGCCACCGGCCTCGCCGGTGCCGCGGCCTCCGCCGCGTCCGCCGCCCTGACGCTGCTCGCGGGGCTCGCGCTCTGCGCCGCCGCCGCGCCGCCGGCGTCCGCCGCCGGCATCCGTACCGCGCTCCGCGAACGCGCGCTGCGCACCGCCTTCCTGTCCCAGCGGGACCCCGACGCCGCGGGCCGCCCGCGGCCCCGGGCGCCCGGCCGTCGCCTGCCGACGGCCGTGTAG
- the rdgB gene encoding RdgB/HAM1 family non-canonical purine NTP pyrophosphatase, with translation MTAHRLVLATRNAGKITELRAILGEAGVDAELLGAADFPDVPDVPETGVTFAENALLKAHALARATGLPAVADDSGLCVDVLGGAPGIFSARWAGRHGDDAANLALLLAQLSDVGPEHRAAHFACAAALALPDGTERVAEGKLEGTLRYEPAGTGGFGYDPVLQPLGEDRTCAELSPEEKNAISHRGKAFRALAPAVRELLKG, from the coding sequence GTGACCGCGCACCGCCTCGTCCTGGCCACCCGCAACGCGGGCAAGATCACCGAGCTGCGCGCCATCCTCGGCGAGGCGGGCGTCGACGCCGAACTCCTCGGCGCCGCCGACTTCCCCGACGTCCCGGACGTACCCGAGACCGGCGTCACCTTCGCCGAGAACGCGCTCCTCAAGGCGCACGCGCTGGCCCGGGCCACCGGGCTGCCCGCGGTCGCCGACGACTCCGGGCTCTGCGTCGACGTACTCGGCGGCGCCCCCGGCATCTTCTCCGCGCGCTGGGCGGGACGGCACGGCGACGACGCCGCGAACCTCGCCCTGCTCCTCGCCCAGCTCTCCGACGTCGGCCCGGAGCACCGGGCCGCGCACTTCGCCTGCGCCGCGGCGCTCGCGCTGCCGGACGGCACGGAGCGCGTCGCGGAGGGGAAGCTGGAGGGCACGCTGCGGTACGAGCCGGCGGGCACCGGCGGGTTCGGGTACGACCCGGTCCTCCAGCCGCTCGGCGAGGACCGCACCTGCGCCGAGCTGAGCCCCGAGGAGAAGAACGCCATCAGCCACCGCGGCAAGGCGTTCCGCGCGCTGGCCCCTGCGGTGCGGGAGCTGCTCAAGGGCTGA
- a CDS encoding ABC transporter permease — MAELAAGVRGYGLIVAMWVRTTMTYRMSFAMTALGNLLMTAADFAAIAIMFSHTDVLGGFTFAEVALLYGTTSTSLGLADLLLGNLDRVGRRIRDGTMDTLLVRPVPVFAQIAADRFALRRIGRVLQGLIVLVWSLTALDGVAWTPVPVLLVPVMVLSGAAIYGAVFACGAAFQFWATDAAEVQNSFTYGGSTLTQYPPTIFSKELVRGVTFAVPLAFVNWLPALHILGRDDPLGLPGWVDFASPLVAAACCALAGLAWRTGLRGYRSTGS, encoded by the coding sequence GTGGCTGAGCTGGCCGCGGGGGTCCGGGGGTACGGGCTGATCGTCGCCATGTGGGTGCGTACGACGATGACGTACCGCATGTCGTTCGCCATGACCGCGCTCGGCAACCTGCTGATGACCGCCGCCGACTTCGCCGCGATCGCGATCATGTTCTCGCATACCGACGTGCTCGGCGGTTTCACCTTCGCCGAGGTCGCGCTCCTCTACGGCACCACCTCCACCTCCCTGGGCCTGGCCGACCTGCTGCTGGGCAACCTGGACCGGGTCGGCCGCCGGATCCGCGACGGCACGATGGACACGCTGCTGGTCCGGCCGGTGCCGGTGTTCGCGCAGATAGCCGCCGACCGCTTCGCGCTGCGCCGGATCGGGCGGGTGCTCCAGGGGCTGATCGTGCTGGTCTGGTCGCTGACGGCGCTGGACGGCGTGGCGTGGACCCCGGTCCCGGTGCTGCTGGTCCCGGTGATGGTGCTGTCGGGGGCGGCGATCTACGGGGCGGTGTTCGCGTGCGGCGCGGCGTTCCAGTTCTGGGCCACGGACGCGGCCGAGGTGCAGAACTCCTTCACGTACGGCGGCAGCACGCTGACCCAGTACCCGCCGACGATCTTCAGCAAGGAGCTGGTGCGCGGCGTGACGTTCGCCGTGCCGCTGGCCTTCGTCAACTGGCTGCCCGCCCTGCACATCCTCGGCCGGGACGACCCGCTGGGCCTGCCCGGCTGGGTGGACTTCGCCTCGCCGCTGGTGGCCGCCGCGTGCTGCGCGCTGGCCGGGCTGGCGTGGCGCACGGGGCTGCGCGGCTACCGCAGCACGGGAAGCTGA
- a CDS encoding MFS transporter gives MVQARRWWVLATVSAGLLLISLDVTILYTALPTLTADLDADASAKLWIINAYPLVMAGLLLGAGTLGDRVGHKRMFLTGLVLFGAASTLAAFAPSAAVLIGARAFLAVGAAAMMPATLALVRITFDDERERGIAIGIWGTVAVVGAALGPVAGGLLLAHFWWGSVFLVNVPVVLAALVATAVLAPGGSGSKDRPWDPVASVQVMAGLVGLVYAIKEGARPEPDPVHIVAALLVSASGFTVFVRRQRTRTYPLIDFALFRNRQLLAGVLGAGLSMFATAGVELILAQRLQLVLGLSPLHAGLVVASSAVGAIPAGVVVGGLVYRVPARHLIGGGLLVGALGVVLTLLLTPGIGPLLDAGRAAGWVVPGVILTGLGLGAVMTAASAAIIGGAPPHRAGMASSVEEVSFELGSLTGVAVLGSVLTAVYTATVDLPAGTPEAASDSIDEARAVAGELPPDGSRSLLESAAAAFDNGYTLTLVISVAVLAAGGVAARLLLGHRTATATPEEDETPGGGPDDAGAVTGTPPSHR, from the coding sequence ATGGTCCAGGCGCGACGCTGGTGGGTGCTCGCGACCGTCTCCGCGGGACTGCTGCTGATCTCGCTCGACGTGACGATCCTCTACACGGCCCTGCCCACCCTCACCGCCGACCTGGACGCCGACGCGTCCGCGAAGCTCTGGATCATCAACGCCTATCCGCTGGTGATGGCCGGGCTGCTGCTGGGCGCCGGGACGCTGGGCGACCGCGTGGGCCACAAGCGGATGTTCCTGACCGGGCTCGTCCTCTTCGGCGCCGCGTCCACGCTGGCCGCGTTCGCGCCCTCGGCGGCGGTGCTGATCGGCGCCCGCGCGTTCCTCGCGGTCGGCGCCGCGGCGATGATGCCCGCGACGCTGGCGCTGGTCAGGATCACCTTCGACGACGAGCGCGAGCGCGGCATCGCCATCGGCATCTGGGGCACGGTCGCCGTCGTCGGCGCGGCGCTCGGGCCGGTCGCGGGCGGGCTGCTGCTCGCCCACTTCTGGTGGGGCTCGGTCTTCCTCGTGAACGTGCCCGTGGTGCTGGCGGCGCTCGTCGCCACCGCGGTGCTGGCGCCGGGCGGCTCCGGCAGCAAGGACCGGCCGTGGGACCCGGTGGCCTCGGTGCAGGTCATGGCCGGGCTCGTCGGCCTGGTGTACGCGATCAAGGAGGGCGCCCGGCCGGAGCCCGACCCGGTGCACATCGTCGCCGCGCTGCTCGTCTCGGCCTCAGGGTTCACCGTCTTCGTACGCCGCCAGCGCACCCGCACGTACCCGCTGATCGACTTCGCGCTCTTCCGCAACCGGCAGTTGCTCGCCGGGGTCCTCGGCGCCGGGCTCTCCATGTTCGCCACCGCGGGCGTCGAGCTGATCCTCGCCCAGCGCCTCCAGCTCGTGCTCGGCCTCAGCCCGCTGCACGCCGGGCTGGTCGTCGCCAGCTCGGCCGTCGGCGCGATCCCGGCGGGCGTCGTCGTCGGCGGCCTGGTCTACCGCGTACCCGCGCGGCACCTCATCGGTGGCGGCCTGCTCGTCGGCGCTCTCGGCGTCGTGCTGACCCTGCTGCTCACGCCGGGCATCGGCCCGCTGCTGGACGCCGGGCGGGCCGCGGGCTGGGTGGTGCCCGGCGTGATCCTGACCGGTCTCGGGCTCGGCGCGGTCATGACCGCGGCCTCCGCCGCGATCATCGGCGGCGCGCCGCCGCACCGGGCCGGCATGGCGTCGTCGGTGGAGGAGGTCTCGTTCGAACTGGGCAGCCTCACCGGCGTCGCCGTCCTGGGCAGCGTCCTGACCGCCGTCTACACCGCCACCGTCGACCTGCCCGCCGGCACCCCCGAGGCGGCCTCCGACAGCATCGACGAGGCCCGCGCGGTCGCCGGTGAACTCCCGCCGGACGGCTCGCGGTCACTGCTGGAGAGCGCCGCTGCGGCCTTCGACAACGGCTATACGCTCACGCTGGTCATCAGCGTCGCCGTGCTCGCCGCCGGCGGCGTCGCCGCCCGCCTCCTCCTCGGCCACCGCACCGCCACCGCGACGCCGGAGGAGGACGAGACCCCCGGCGGCGGACCGGACGACGCCGGGGCTGTGACCGGAACGCCTCCCTCCCATCGCTAG
- a CDS encoding DUF445 domain-containing protein, translating to MDLPAADGPGGFAYTDADAEKRRGVRRMKTIATGLLLLAAVVFTLARWAQHNGAGAWSGYVAAAAEAGMVGALADWFAVTALFKRPLRLPIPHTAIIPTKKDQLGQSLGDFVGENFLSADVVRARLHALGLGSRVGGWLAEPDNADRVTAEASTVLRGALTVLRDNDVQAVVGEAINRRAAALEVGPGLGKLLEKVVADGGHRRVVDLVCERAESWLILNGPSVVGAVTGGAPGWTPRFVDRRVGERVYKELLRFIGEMRDSPEHPARGALDRFLSDFAADLQGDTPTRARVERLKGEILARDEVQDFIASAWTSLRGVIVGAAEDERSELRLRARTALLSFGQRMAADERLQAKVDGWAEDVATHVVTTYQHQITSLISDTVAGWDADQTSRKIEANIGRDLQFIRINGTVVGSLAGLVIYTVYRAVAG from the coding sequence ATGGATCTGCCGGCAGCGGACGGACCGGGTGGCTTTGCCTATACGGACGCCGACGCGGAGAAGCGGCGCGGCGTGCGCCGGATGAAGACCATCGCCACCGGCCTGCTGCTGCTGGCCGCCGTGGTCTTCACGCTCGCCCGCTGGGCGCAGCACAACGGCGCCGGCGCCTGGTCCGGCTACGTGGCCGCGGCGGCGGAGGCCGGCATGGTCGGCGCGCTGGCGGACTGGTTCGCGGTCACGGCGCTCTTCAAGCGGCCCCTCAGGCTGCCCATCCCGCACACCGCGATCATCCCCACCAAGAAGGACCAGCTCGGCCAGAGCCTCGGCGACTTCGTCGGCGAGAACTTCCTCTCCGCCGACGTCGTACGCGCCCGGCTGCACGCACTCGGCCTCGGCAGCCGCGTCGGCGGCTGGCTCGCCGAGCCCGACAACGCCGACCGCGTCACCGCCGAGGCGTCGACCGTGCTGCGCGGCGCGCTGACCGTGCTGCGGGACAACGACGTGCAGGCCGTCGTCGGCGAGGCCATCAACCGCCGGGCCGCCGCCCTGGAGGTCGGCCCGGGGCTCGGCAAGCTGCTGGAGAAGGTCGTCGCGGACGGCGGCCACCGCCGCGTCGTGGACCTGGTCTGCGAGCGCGCCGAGTCCTGGCTGATCCTCAACGGGCCCTCGGTCGTCGGCGCCGTCACCGGCGGCGCGCCCGGCTGGACCCCGCGGTTCGTCGACCGCCGGGTCGGCGAGCGGGTCTACAAGGAACTGCTGCGGTTCATCGGCGAGATGCGGGACTCGCCCGAGCACCCGGCGCGCGGTGCGCTCGACCGGTTCCTCTCCGACTTCGCCGCCGACCTCCAGGGCGACACCCCGACCCGGGCGCGCGTCGAGCGGCTCAAGGGCGAGATCCTGGCCCGCGACGAGGTGCAGGACTTCATCGCCTCGGCGTGGACGTCGCTGCGCGGCGTGATCGTCGGCGCCGCCGAGGACGAGCGCAGCGAGCTGCGGCTGCGGGCGCGGACGGCGCTGCTGTCGTTCGGGCAGCGGATGGCGGCGGACGAGCGGCTGCAGGCGAAGGTCGACGGCTGGGCGGAGGACGTCGCGACGCATGTGGTGACGACGTACCAGCACCAGATCACATCGCTGATCTCGGACACGGTCGCGGGCTGGGACGCGGACCAGACGTCGCGCAAGATCGAGGCGAACATCGGCCGGGACCTCCAGTTCATCCGCATCAACGGCACGGTGGTGGGCTCGCTCGCGGGGCTGGTCATCTACACGGTGTACCGGGCCGTCGCGGGCTGA
- a CDS encoding TetR/AcrR family transcriptional regulator — translation MRPSSRTQLLEAAVRVVERAGITALTLDAVAAEAGLTKPGLMYHFPNRDALLLAIQRHLTETLDEHLRAELGKPFEEATARERAAAYVRCCGQSGGTADFVFMVASATRPELARIWDEFADRWAPEPPGPDPDPEAVDLFLARVAADGLWLFHATAQSTLAPEVEEAVRSRLAALTDPAS, via the coding sequence ATGCGACCCAGCTCCCGCACCCAGCTCCTCGAAGCCGCCGTCCGCGTGGTCGAACGCGCGGGGATCACCGCGCTCACGCTCGACGCCGTCGCGGCCGAGGCCGGGCTGACCAAGCCCGGGCTGATGTACCACTTCCCCAACCGCGACGCGCTGCTGCTGGCCATCCAGCGGCACCTGACCGAGACCCTGGACGAGCACCTCCGCGCCGAACTGGGCAAGCCGTTCGAGGAGGCCACCGCCCGCGAGCGGGCCGCGGCCTACGTGCGGTGCTGCGGGCAGAGCGGCGGGACGGCGGACTTCGTCTTCATGGTCGCGTCCGCGACCCGGCCGGAGCTGGCGCGGATCTGGGACGAGTTCGCGGACCGCTGGGCGCCCGAGCCGCCGGGCCCCGACCCGGATCCGGAGGCCGTCGACCTGTTCCTGGCCCGGGTGGCGGCGGACGGGCTGTGGCTGTTCCACGCCACCGCGCAGTCCACGCTCGCCCCCGAGGTGGAAGAGGCGGTGCGCAGCCGGCTCGCCGCGCTGACCGACCCGGCGTCCTGA
- a CDS encoding SGNH/GDSL hydrolase family protein has translation MRNRTGYAVLAALVAVVALLVAGVHALTDRPGAPAPPGAGGSADAAAPASVGGWAGTWAAAQAAAEPGTRDGFAGMSIRNVVHTSIGGARARIQLSNEYGETPLTLTRASVAVAAGAGAPAAQPETMRPLTFGGGGAVTIPAGRTVTSDPVRLRVPADSDLLVTTYAPAPAGPVTYHPHALQTSYLAAGDHTRDAEGAAYDREFRSWRYVTAVDVWSEHVTGAVAVLGDSLTDGTTSTPGANRRWTDYLAVRLREEPGAPRYGVLNLGLSGNRILTDGGTEFPDNGPSGLNRLDRDVLSRTGVKAVVVELGINDILKSPGTADADAIVAGLRETARQSRDRGLRVLGATLMPFRGHPAYTPRAERVRQQVNELIRAGGVFDEVLDFDAALRDPDRPARLHPAYDSGDHLHLTDLGFHEMALTLDPADLKPRAQAVL, from the coding sequence GTGAGGAACAGGACGGGCTACGCCGTGCTCGCCGCCCTGGTGGCGGTCGTGGCGCTGCTCGTCGCCGGCGTCCACGCCCTCACCGACCGCCCCGGCGCGCCCGCGCCCCCGGGCGCCGGCGGCAGCGCGGACGCCGCCGCCCCCGCGTCCGTCGGCGGCTGGGCCGGCACCTGGGCCGCCGCGCAGGCCGCGGCGGAGCCGGGCACCCGGGACGGCTTCGCGGGGATGTCCATACGCAACGTGGTGCACACCTCCATCGGCGGCGCCCGGGCCCGGATACAACTGTCCAACGAGTACGGCGAGACGCCGCTGACCCTCACCCGCGCCAGCGTCGCCGTCGCCGCCGGGGCCGGCGCCCCGGCGGCGCAGCCGGAGACGATGCGCCCGCTGACCTTCGGCGGCGGCGGCGCGGTGACGATCCCCGCCGGCCGGACGGTGACCAGCGACCCCGTACGGCTGCGGGTGCCGGCCGACTCCGACCTGCTGGTGACGACGTACGCGCCGGCGCCGGCCGGCCCGGTCACGTACCACCCGCACGCGCTGCAGACCTCCTACCTCGCCGCCGGCGACCACACCCGGGACGCCGAAGGGGCCGCGTACGACCGGGAGTTCCGGTCCTGGCGCTACGTCACCGCCGTCGACGTCTGGAGCGAGCACGTCACCGGCGCCGTCGCCGTCCTCGGCGACTCGCTCACCGACGGCACCACCTCCACGCCGGGCGCCAACCGCCGCTGGACCGACTACCTCGCCGTCCGCCTGCGCGAGGAGCCCGGCGCGCCGCGCTACGGGGTGCTCAACCTCGGCCTCAGCGGCAACAGGATCCTCACCGACGGCGGCACCGAGTTCCCCGACAACGGCCCCTCCGGGCTCAACCGCCTCGACCGCGACGTGCTCTCCCGCACCGGCGTCAAGGCCGTCGTCGTCGAACTGGGCATCAACGACATCCTCAAGTCCCCCGGGACCGCCGACGCCGACGCCATCGTCGCCGGCCTGCGCGAGACCGCCCGGCAGTCCCGCGACCGGGGCCTGCGGGTGCTCGGCGCGACGCTGATGCCGTTCCGGGGGCACCCGGCGTACACGCCGCGGGCGGAGCGCGTACGGCAGCAGGTCAACGAGCTGATCCGCGCGGGCGGCGTCTTCGACGAGGTCCTCGACTTCGACGCCGCCCTGCGCGACCCGGACCGGCCCGCGCGCCTGCACCCGGCGTACGACTCGGGCGACCATCTGCACCTGACGGACCTGGGCTTCCACGAGATGGCCCTGACCCTGGACCCCGCGGACCTCAAGCCCCGCGCCCAGGCCGTGCTCTGA
- a CDS encoding ABC transporter ATP-binding protein gives MIEVEDLEKVFVVRRRAGRLRRTRHEVRAVGGISFSVPRGEMVGYIGPNGAGKSTTIKMLTGILTPSGGRLRVAGIDPARERTRLARRIGVVFGQRTTLWWDLPLLDSYRVMRRMYRIPDDRYRENLERCTELLGLGDLLEVPVRQLSLGQRMRGDIAAALLHDPEVLYLDEPTIGLDVLSKAKVREFLRELNTERGTTVLLTTHDLSDIEQLCKRVMVIDHGRLMYDGDLDGLHAVGESERMLVVDLERELPPIDLAGCRTVKVEGPRQWLAFPAGASAAPLVAEVAARWPLVDLSVREPDIEDVIARMYA, from the coding sequence GTGATCGAGGTCGAGGACCTGGAGAAGGTCTTCGTCGTACGCCGCCGGGCGGGCCGGCTGCGCCGTACGCGGCACGAGGTGCGCGCCGTCGGCGGCATCAGCTTCTCCGTGCCCCGCGGCGAGATGGTCGGCTACATCGGCCCCAACGGCGCGGGCAAGTCCACCACCATCAAGATGCTCACCGGCATCCTCACCCCCAGCGGCGGCCGGCTGCGCGTCGCGGGCATCGACCCGGCGCGCGAGCGGACGAGGCTGGCCCGGCGCATCGGCGTCGTCTTCGGCCAGCGCACCACCCTGTGGTGGGACCTGCCGCTGCTCGACTCGTACCGGGTGATGCGCCGCATGTACCGCATCCCCGACGACCGGTACCGCGAGAACCTGGAGCGCTGCACCGAACTGCTGGGCCTCGGCGACCTGCTGGAGGTGCCGGTGCGGCAGCTCTCGCTCGGCCAGCGGATGCGCGGCGACATCGCGGCCGCCCTGCTGCACGACCCCGAGGTGCTGTACCTGGACGAGCCGACGATCGGCCTGGACGTACTGAGCAAGGCGAAGGTGCGGGAGTTCCTGCGCGAGCTGAACACCGAGCGCGGCACGACCGTGCTGCTCACCACGCACGACCTGTCCGACATCGAGCAGCTCTGCAAGCGGGTCATGGTCATCGACCACGGCCGGCTGATGTACGACGGCGACCTCGACGGGCTGCACGCCGTCGGCGAGAGCGAGCGGATGCTCGTCGTCGACCTGGAGCGCGAGCTGCCGCCCATCGACCTCGCCGGCTGCCGCACGGTGAAGGTGGAGGGCCCGCGGCAGTGGCTCGCGTTCCCGGCGGGGGCCAGCGCGGCGCCGCTCGTCGCGGAGGTGGCCGCGCGGTGGCCGCTGGTGGATCTCTCGGTGCGGGAGCCCGACATCGAAGACGTCATCGCCCGCATGTACGCATGA
- a CDS encoding fumarylacetoacetate hydrolase family protein codes for MKLLRVGPPGSERPALLDDGGALRDLSGVVSDVDGALLSDDAALARVRDAAAAGDLPVLDAEGLRTGPPVARIGKIVCIGLNYHDHATETGAAIPAEPILFMKAPDTVVGPEDTVLVPRGSEKTDWEVELAVVIGRTARYLESDADALAAVAGYAVAHDVSEREFQLERGGQWDKGKNCETFNPLGPWLVTADEVPDPQALGLRLWVNGEKRQDGTTADQIFPVAHVVRYLSQFMTLYPGDVINTGTPAGVALGMAEPKPYLRAGDVVELEVDGLGRQRQEIKGA; via the coding sequence ATGAAGCTGCTGCGTGTCGGACCGCCGGGGAGCGAGCGCCCGGCCCTGCTTGACGACGGAGGGGCCCTGCGGGACCTGTCCGGAGTCGTGTCCGACGTGGACGGAGCGCTGTTGTCCGACGACGCGGCGCTCGCCCGCGTACGGGACGCCGCCGCGGCCGGCGACCTGCCGGTGCTCGACGCCGAAGGGCTGCGCACGGGCCCGCCGGTGGCCCGGATCGGCAAGATCGTGTGCATCGGGCTGAACTACCACGACCACGCGACCGAGACCGGCGCGGCCATCCCGGCGGAGCCGATCCTCTTCATGAAGGCCCCGGACACGGTGGTGGGCCCCGAGGACACGGTGCTCGTGCCGCGCGGCAGCGAGAAGACGGACTGGGAGGTGGAGCTGGCGGTGGTCATCGGCCGTACGGCCCGCTACCTGGAGTCCGACGCGGACGCGCTGGCCGCGGTCGCGGGCTACGCCGTGGCGCACGACGTCTCCGAGCGCGAGTTCCAGTTGGAGCGCGGCGGGCAGTGGGACAAGGGCAAGAACTGCGAGACGTTCAACCCGCTGGGCCCGTGGCTGGTGACGGCGGACGAGGTGCCGGATCCGCAGGCCCTGGGGCTGCGGCTGTGGGTGAACGGCGAGAAGCGGCAGGACGGCACGACGGCGGACCAGATCTTCCCGGTGGCCCATGTGGTGCGGTACCTCAGCCAGTTCATGACGCTGTACCCGGGCGACGTGATCAACACCGGTACGCCGGCGGGGGTCGCGCTGGGCATGGCGGAGCCGAAGCCGTACCTGCGCGCGGGCGACGTCGTGGAGCTGGAGGTCGACGGCCTCGGCCGGCAGCGGCAGGAGATCAAGGGCGCGTAG